The following proteins are co-located in the Gloeocapsa sp. DLM2.Bin57 genome:
- the ntrB gene encoding nitrate ABC transporter, permease protein — MTTVLTRRKSNKIVSFFVQNRQKIIAPIVAIAVLLLIWQLLTMGEKPNLPSPITVIKETYDPLIINPFFDNGGTDKGLFWQILASLRRVAIGFSLAAIVGIVLGVLIGSISLVFDALDPVFQVLRTIPPLAWLPISLAALRQSEPSAIFVIFITAIWPIIINTTVGVQQIPQDYQNVAKVLRLSKIEYFFNILIPSSLPYIFTGLRIGIGLSWLAIVAAEMLVGGVGIGFFIWDAYNSSRMSEIIIALLYVGLVGLLLDRLVGLVSNLIVASDK, encoded by the coding sequence AAAAAGTAACAAAATTGTCAGTTTTTTTGTGCAAAATCGTCAAAAAATTATTGCACCTATCGTAGCTATAGCAGTTTTACTACTTATTTGGCAGCTACTAACTATGGGAGAAAAACCTAACCTACCTTCCCCAATTACGGTGATTAAAGAAACCTATGATCCACTAATTATTAACCCATTTTTTGATAATGGTGGAACAGATAAAGGCTTGTTTTGGCAAATATTAGCCAGCTTAAGAAGAGTTGCTATAGGTTTTTCTTTAGCTGCTATAGTTGGGATAGTTTTAGGAGTGTTAATCGGTAGTATATCTTTGGTTTTCGATGCGTTAGATCCTGTTTTTCAAGTCTTAAGAACCATTCCTCCTTTAGCTTGGTTACCTATCTCTCTAGCTGCTTTAAGACAATCAGAACCATCGGCAATTTTCGTAATTTTTATCACCGCAATTTGGCCAATAATTATTAATACAACCGTTGGGGTTCAACAAATACCTCAAGACTATCAAAACGTGGCTAAAGTCTTGCGCTTATCCAAAATAGAGTATTTTTTCAATATTCTTATACCCTCTTCACTTCCCTATATTTTTACTGGTTTACGTATCGGGATAGGGTTATCTTGGTTAGCGATTGTAGCAGCAGAAATGTTAGTAGGTGGAGTCGGAATAGGTTTTTTTATTTGGGATGCTTATAATAGCTCGCGAATGAGTGAAATTATTATCGCTTTACTCTATGTAGGATTGGTGGGATTGTTATTAGATAGATTAGTCGGTTTAGTTAGTAATTTGATAGTTGCTAGTGATAAATAA
- a CDS encoding ATP-binding cassette domain-containing protein, with product MLPLIDIDHVHRVFPLADGGNYIALKNIDFKINQGEFISLIGHSGCGKSTLLNIVAGLDQPTEGGVILEGREVRGPGPDRMVVFQNYSLLPWLTVRQNIALAVNRVMRHLPKGERKGIVEHNIELVGLQHAAHKHPRELSGGMKQRVAIARALAIRPKVLLLDEPFGALDALTRGNLQQKLAEIVQENNVTCIMVTHDVDEALLLSDRIVMLTTGPEAQIGQILEVAIPHPRQRLEVVNHPSYYALRGEIVYFLQQQKRSRQKVGIPQAVTSSNGLEKINLELGFIPLTDCAPLVVALEKGFFQEEGLEQVTLCREPSWKAIAKGVAEGRLDGAQMVAGMPLGMTIGAGGKQPIPMVSAMVLSRNGNAITLGNKFTDVNNASDLKAAISKTPDTIHSLGMVHPASMHNLLLRYWLASGEIDPDNDVNLVVIPPSQMVHNLKAGNIDGYCVGEPWNSLAVHENLGFVVATDLDIWNSHPEKVLGVREDWVAKYPQTHLALIKALLRACEYCDDPRNREEILALLVKPEYVGSAPEYTRPGFIDPYDYGRDTAPVSLYRFNQFFVEQSTYPSETEALWILTQLARWGYTPFPKNWQEVVTRVRRTDLYGEACRQLDLPNLQPNRSNIKLFDGMVFNPDDPVGYLERFNICREFSVQEIPLVIPNLSK from the coding sequence ATGCTTCCACTTATAGATATAGATCACGTACATCGCGTTTTTCCTTTGGCTGATGGTGGTAATTATATTGCCCTGAAAAATATTGATTTCAAAATAAATCAAGGTGAATTTATCTCTCTGATTGGTCACTCAGGTTGTGGTAAATCAACCCTACTCAATATCGTCGCGGGATTAGATCAACCCACCGAAGGAGGAGTAATCCTCGAAGGAAGAGAAGTACGTGGACCTGGTCCCGATCGCATGGTAGTCTTTCAAAACTACTCTCTCTTACCTTGGTTAACAGTCAGACAAAATATTGCTTTGGCGGTTAATAGAGTCATGAGACATCTACCCAAGGGAGAAAGAAAGGGCATAGTTGAACACAATATCGAGTTAGTAGGATTACAACACGCAGCCCATAAACACCCTCGGGAATTGTCTGGAGGAATGAAACAAAGAGTGGCGATCGCCCGCGCTTTAGCCATACGTCCCAAAGTACTCTTATTAGATGAACCCTTCGGCGCTTTAGACGCTTTAACCCGAGGTAATCTACAACAAAAACTAGCCGAAATAGTCCAAGAAAATAACGTCACTTGCATCATGGTAACTCACGACGTTGACGAAGCTTTATTACTATCAGATCGCATAGTGATGTTAACCACAGGTCCTGAAGCCCAGATTGGACAAATACTAGAAGTAGCCATCCCTCATCCTCGTCAGCGTCTAGAAGTAGTTAACCATCCTAGTTACTACGCACTCAGAGGAGAAATAGTTTACTTCCTACAACAACAAAAACGTTCTCGTCAAAAAGTTGGCATACCTCAAGCAGTTACATCTAGTAATGGTTTAGAAAAAATCAATCTAGAATTAGGGTTTATTCCCCTAACAGATTGCGCACCCCTAGTAGTAGCTTTAGAAAAAGGATTCTTTCAAGAAGAAGGTTTAGAACAAGTTACTCTGTGTCGTGAACCAAGTTGGAAAGCGATCGCCAAAGGTGTAGCCGAAGGACGTTTAGACGGCGCACAAATGGTAGCAGGGATGCCTCTAGGTATGACTATTGGCGCAGGTGGTAAACAACCTATCCCTATGGTTAGTGCGATGGTGTTAAGTCGCAATGGCAACGCTATTACCCTAGGTAATAAATTTACTGACGTTAACAACGCCAGTGATTTAAAAGCAGCCATCAGCAAAACACCAGATACCATTCATTCCCTCGGGATGGTACACCCCGCATCGATGCACAATTTACTCTTACGTTATTGGTTAGCATCAGGAGAAATCGACCCCGATAACGATGTTAATCTAGTAGTCATTCCACCATCACAAATGGTGCATAATCTCAAAGCGGGTAATATCGATGGTTATTGCGTGGGTGAGCCTTGGAATTCCTTAGCTGTACATGAAAATCTCGGTTTTGTAGTCGCTACAGATTTAGATATCTGGAATAGTCACCCCGAAAAAGTCTTAGGAGTAAGAGAGGATTGGGTTGCTAAATACCCCCAAACTCATCTAGCTTTGATTAAAGCCCTTTTACGCGCTTGTGAATATTGCGATGATCCGCGTAACCGAGAAGAAATCTTAGCTTTACTGGTTAAACCTGAATATGTAGGATCTGCACCAGAATATACTCGTCCTGGTTTTATTGATCCTTATGATTATGGACGAGATACCGCACCTGTGTCTCTCTATCGTTTTAATCAATTTTTTGTAGAACAGAGTACTTATCCTAGTGAAACTGAGGCTTTATGGATTCTAACTCAATTAGCTCGTTGGGGATACACTCCTTTTCCTAAAAATTGGCAAGAAGTAGTTACTAGAGTCAGACGTACAGATTTATACGGTGAAGCTTGTCGTCAACTAGATTTACCTAATCTTCAACCTAATCGCAGTAACATCAAGCTTTTTGACGGAATGGTCTTTAATCCTGATGATCCTGTGGGTTATCTAGAACGTTTCAATATTTGTCGTGAATTCTCGGTTCAAGAAATCCCTTTAGTTATTCCTAATCTCAGCAAGTAA
- a CDS encoding ATP-binding cassette domain-containing protein, producing MTQVQAYNQLDSQKKANFLVIEDVSKVYLTPNGPYPVLDGVNLTIAEGEFVCFIGHSGCGKSTLLNMVSGFNQPSSGKVTVDNVRVTQPGPDRMMVFQNYALLPWKTAFDNVYLAVNTVFPGKSKADKVAIVEEHLAMVGLTEAAHKKPQQMSGGMKQRVAIARALAICPQVLILDEPFGALDAITKEELQEELIKIWQQNSLTVLMVTHDIDEALFLSDRLVMMTNGPSAKIGEILDIPFARPRNRDRLSEDPRYYELRNYALDFLYRRYAHDEDA from the coding sequence ATGACTCAAGTGCAAGCATATAATCAACTAGACTCCCAGAAAAAAGCTAATTTTCTCGTTATTGAGGACGTTTCTAAGGTTTATCTGACTCCTAATGGTCCTTATCCCGTTTTAGATGGCGTTAATTTGACCATCGCTGAAGGTGAATTCGTTTGTTTTATTGGTCACTCAGGTTGTGGAAAATCTACTCTACTGAATATGGTATCGGGATTTAATCAACCTAGTTCGGGAAAGGTGACGGTAGATAACGTTAGGGTAACTCAACCAGGTCCCGATCGCATGATGGTTTTTCAAAATTATGCTTTACTTCCTTGGAAAACCGCTTTTGATAATGTTTATCTCGCGGTTAATACCGTCTTCCCTGGTAAGTCTAAGGCTGATAAAGTGGCTATCGTAGAAGAACACCTAGCTATGGTAGGTTTGACTGAAGCTGCTCATAAAAAACCACAACAAATGTCGGGAGGAATGAAACAAAGAGTGGCGATCGCTCGTGCGTTGGCTATTTGTCCCCAAGTTTTAATACTTGATGAACCTTTTGGCGCTTTAGACGCGATTACTAAAGAAGAGTTACAAGAAGAGTTAATCAAAATTTGGCAACAAAATAGTTTAACCGTGTTAATGGTTACTCATGATATCGACGAAGCTTTATTTTTAAGCGATCGCCTCGTAATGATGACCAATGGTCCATCTGCTAAAATAGGCGAAATCCTTGATATTCCTTTTGCTCGTCCAAGAAATCGCGATCGTCTCTCTGAAGATCCTCGTTATTACGAATTACGTAATTATGCTCTAGATTTCCTTTATCGACGTTATGCTCACGATGAAGATGCTTAA
- a CDS encoding YaaA family protein: MLLILSSAKTLVFDDILTVPQITRPIFQEEEQFLVNYLQTLSTEQLGKILQVSESLATLNYQRYQSFTTTQKQAAILAYRGDVFQQLEIEKFQDTDYLFAQEHLRIISGLYGILRPLDQIRPYRLEMNTRLKSENLSKFWTEKVSKYLNRELEKHQTKVLINLASDEYYRVINPKYFPYPILKVSFKEIRDGKLKTIGLLAKKSRGLMTNWIIKNKIYDPSQLKDYSGLLGYNYNESLSNEQEIVFLK, from the coding sequence ATGTTATTAATTCTCTCTTCCGCTAAAACCTTAGTATTTGACGATATTTTGACAGTTCCTCAAATAACTCGACCAATTTTTCAAGAAGAGGAACAATTTTTAGTTAATTATCTACAAACTTTATCAACTGAACAACTAGGAAAAATATTGCAAGTTAGTGAATCTTTAGCAACTTTAAATTATCAAAGATATCAATCATTTACCACTACTCAAAAACAAGCAGCAATTTTAGCTTATCGAGGAGATGTTTTTCAACAATTAGAAATTGAGAAATTCCAAGATACTGATTATTTATTTGCCCAAGAACATTTAAGGATTATCTCGGGACTTTATGGTATTTTACGTCCTCTTGATCAAATTAGACCCTATAGACTGGAGATGAATACGCGGTTAAAATCAGAAAATCTCTCTAAGTTTTGGACAGAAAAAGTTAGCAAATATTTAAATCGAGAGTTAGAAAAACACCAAACAAAAGTTTTAATCAACCTTGCTTCTGATGAATATTATCGGGTTATTAACCCTAAGTATTTCCCTTATCCTATTCTTAAAGTTTCTTTTAAAGAAATCAGAGATGGCAAGTTGAAAACCATTGGATTACTAGCTAAGAAAAGTAGAGGATTAATGACTAATTGGATTATTAAAAATAAAATTTATGACCCTTCACAACTAAAAGATTATTCAGGTTTATTAGGTTATAATTACAATGAAAGTTTATCGAATGAACAAGAAATAGTTTTTCTTAAATAA